One genomic window of Monodelphis domestica isolate mMonDom1 chromosome 1, mMonDom1.pri, whole genome shotgun sequence includes the following:
- the LOC130453577 gene encoding olfactory receptor 1N2-like, with translation MILVAVGSDPHLHTPMFVLLVNLSLADLCFTSTTVPRLLHALLTGDQTITHSACLSQVFFFLMAGNVDSYILAAMAWDRYVAICRPLHYATVVTLPRCLVLLGAVWVGTALHSLLHTALIARLTFCSNRALPYFYCDVHPLLHLACSDTSLNYLVAVFEGGLVIIMPAVCIVVSYVFIVAAVCKIRAPGGFQKAFSTCGSHLTVVLLFYGTVLGVYLQPPSQAKGQKEGRNLATTIMFSVVAPTLNPYIYSLQNREIKAALVKAFMGNWG, from the coding sequence ATGATCCTCGTTGCTGTTGGCTCAGACCCACACCTGCACACACCCATGTTTGTACTCCTGGTCAACCTGTCCCTGGCAGATCTGTGCTTCACCTCCACTACAGTGCCCAGGCTCCTCCATGCCTTGCTCACAGGGGACCAGACCATTACCCATTCAGCCTGCCTGTCCCAAGTCTTCTTTTTCCTGATGGCAGGCAATGTGGACAGTTACATATTAGCTGCCATGGCATGGGACCGCTATGTAGCCATATGCAGACCATTGCACTATGCTACTGTGGTGACCCTGCCTCGATGTCTGGTGCTCCTGGGGGCTGTGTGGGTGGGCACAGCCCTGCATTCTCTGCTACACACAGCCCTCATTGCTCGCCTCACCTTCTGTAGCAATCGTGCTCTCCCATACTTCTACTGTGATGTGCATCCTTTGCTACATCTTGCCTGCTCTGACACCTCTCTCAACTACCTGGTAGCTGTATTTGAGGGTGGCCTTGTCATCATCATGCCAGCTGTTTGCATTGTGGTCTCTTACGTCTTCATTGTAGCTGCTGTGTGTAAGATTCGAGCCCCTGGGGGTTTCCAGAAGGCATTTTCCACTTGTGGATCCCATCTAACTGTAGTTTTGCTTTTCTATGGAACTGTACTGGGTGTCTACCTGCAGCCCCCAAGCCAAGCCAAGGGCCAAAAGGAAGGCCGAAATCTTGCAACGACAATTATGTTCTCCGTGGTGGCTCCAACCCTAAACCCCTACATCTATAGTCTGCAGAACAGAGAAATCAAAGCAGCCCTGGTAAAAGCATTTATGGGGAATTGGGGTTAG
- the LOC103104746 gene encoding olfactory receptor 1N1-like, with product MGHGNQTSVSEFLLRGLSQWPEHQHLFFGLFLSMYLVTMAGNVLIFLAIVSEARLHTPMYFFLASLSLADIGLSSSIVLKMLHNLYTQHHTISYTGCLAQLYFFLSFGDMDSFLLAVMAYDRYMAICHPLHYSTAMSARVCVLLVSVCWLVTNLHALLHTLLMAKLSFCVLGEISHFFCDISPLLKVSCSDTRVNELMVFAAGGPVMTVPFLCTLVSYICIVYAILRMPSSGGGRSKAFSTCGSHLSVVCMFYGLIMMIHAVLYREMTD from the exons ATGGGACATGGGAATCAGACCAGTGTCTCCGAGTTTCTTCTCCGGGGGCTCTCCCAGTGGCCAGAACACCAACATCTCTTCTTCGGATTGTTTCTGTCCATGTACCTGGTCACCATGGCAGGGAACGTGCTCATCTTCCTCGCCATCGTCTCTGAAGCGCGCCTGCACACCCCCATGTATTTCTTCCTGGCCAGTCTCTCCTTGGCTGACATCGGTCTGTCGTCCAGCATAGTCCTGAAGATGCTACACAACCTTTATACGCAGCATCACACCATCTCCTACACGGGGTGTCTGGCGCagctctatttctttctttccttcggGGATATGGACAGTTTCCTGCTTGCTGTGATGGCGTATGACCGCTACATGGCCATCTGCCACCCGCTCCACTACAGCACGGCCATGAGCGCCCGGGTCTGCGTCCTTCTGGTGAGCGTGTGCTGGCTGGTCACCAATCTCCACGCCCTCTTGCACACTTTACTCATGGCAAAATTGTCCTTTTGTGTGCTGGGGGAAATATCCCACTTCTTTTGCGACATTAGCCCCCTGTTGAAAGTGTCTTGCTCCGACACTCGCGTTAATGAGTTAATGGTTTTTGCTGCAGGGGGTCCAGTGATGACGGTTCCTTTCCTATGCACTCTGGTCTCTTATATTTGCATTGTCTACGCCATTCTCAGAATGCCATCCTCAGGCGGTGGCAGGAGCAAAGCCTTCTCCACTTGTGGCTCTCACCTCTCTGTGGTCTGTATGTTTTATG GACTGATCATGATGATACATGCTGTCCTTTACAGAGAGATGACAGATTAA